A DNA window from Desulforegula conservatrix Mb1Pa contains the following coding sequences:
- a CDS encoding integrase core domain-containing protein, translating to RLWRSLKYEEVYLKAYGSMSEARHKIGDYLRFYNTKRPHQSFKNNTPDKTYFEGLEIPIAA from the coding sequence AAGGCTGTGGAGAAGTTTGAAATATGAGGAGGTTTATCTGAAGGCCTATGGAAGCATGTCAGAAGCGAGACACAAAATTGGCGATTATCTGAGGTTCTACAACACAAAAAGGCCTCACCAGAGCTTTAAGAATAATACGCCTGATAAAACATATTTTGAAGGTCTGGAAATTCCAATCGCCGCTTGA
- a CDS encoding YkgJ family cysteine cluster protein encodes MTTNSNVKDFLLNYKNLVKKIDEKCLSISTHYNQHIKCKKGCSQCCKLDAVFPVEAVSIALSVIDNKIGFNATRENEDCNFLKEGICTIYNERPIICRTHGYPIFFEEDGRQKADCCSMNFSDIDETLGSNAFVDIDKINNLLYTINSLFIKELNLPFTPDERVLLTDIEKFI; translated from the coding sequence ATGACCACCAATAGCAATGTTAAAGATTTTCTGCTTAACTATAAAAACCTCGTCAAAAAAATTGATGAAAAATGCCTTTCCATTTCAACACATTACAATCAGCATATAAAATGTAAAAAAGGCTGTAGCCAGTGCTGCAAGCTGGACGCTGTATTTCCTGTGGAGGCTGTATCCATAGCACTATCTGTTATTGATAATAAAATAGGATTTAATGCAACAAGGGAAAACGAAGACTGCAATTTTCTAAAAGAAGGGATATGCACGATTTACAACGAAAGGCCGATAATCTGCAGAACCCACGGATATCCAATATTTTTTGAGGAAGATGGACGACAGAAAGCCGACTGCTGTTCAATGAATTTCTCTGATATTGATGAAACTTTAGGTTCTAATGCCTTCGTAGACATAGATAAAATAAACAACCTGCTTTACACAATCAACAGCCTGTTCATCAAGGAACTGAACCTGCCCTTCACTCCTGATGAGAGGGTCTTGCTGACCGATATTGAAAAATTCATTTGA